A stretch of Allostreptomyces psammosilenae DNA encodes these proteins:
- a CDS encoding ABC transporter ATP-binding protein: protein MTSPQEPMDHRYRGEHPVRTLLYLFRDERVALVLAVLVFVVKHSPTWLLPLVTANIIDVVVQHGPITDLWINVGVILVILLVNPPLHLLYVRWLHGAVRRTGSRLRWALCGRMQQLSIGYHARMSASVLQAKVIRDVETIEQMIVQTVDGGLGSLTVLIGGLVIIGVSAPAFLPVFLVVVPAAAYLVARLRARMRTRNESFRREVELLSSRVHEMTSLIPITRAHALESDALRRVDGSLRQVLDSGLRLDRINGRFASLAWVLLNILGVVTLAAAALVVYYDVLPLTPGDVVMLSSFLTILTGSTTALMSLTPVITKGLESVRSVGEVLQAPDLENNAGKAQVTRVEGAFEFRSVGFRYEGSDASAVRDFTLTVSPGETIAFVGASGAGKSTVLNLLIGFLRPTSGRILLDGTDMETLDLRSYRRFLSVVPQESILFQGTIRENVTYGLPQVSEEKLLAALRDANALEFIERMPDGLDTVVGERGARLSGGQKQRLAIARALIRDPRVLILDEATSALDTASEALVQQALARLVRGRTTFVVAHRLSTIKGADRIVVMRHGGIEEVGSHEDLLARAGAYTSLQAHQLA from the coding sequence ATGACGTCGCCGCAGGAGCCCATGGACCACCGCTACCGCGGGGAACATCCGGTGCGCACCCTGCTGTACCTCTTCCGGGACGAGCGCGTGGCGCTCGTCCTGGCCGTTCTCGTCTTCGTGGTCAAGCACAGCCCGACCTGGCTGCTCCCGCTCGTCACCGCCAACATCATCGACGTGGTGGTCCAGCACGGACCGATCACCGACCTGTGGATCAACGTCGGCGTCATCCTGGTGATCCTGCTGGTCAACCCCCCGCTCCACCTCCTCTACGTCCGGTGGCTGCACGGCGCGGTGCGCCGCACCGGGAGCCGGCTGCGCTGGGCGCTGTGCGGCCGCATGCAGCAGCTCTCCATCGGCTACCACGCGCGGATGAGCGCCAGCGTGCTCCAGGCCAAGGTCATCCGCGACGTGGAGACCATCGAGCAGATGATCGTGCAGACGGTGGACGGCGGGCTCGGCTCGCTCACCGTGCTGATCGGCGGCCTGGTCATCATCGGGGTCAGCGCCCCCGCCTTCCTGCCCGTCTTCCTGGTCGTGGTGCCCGCCGCGGCCTACCTCGTGGCCCGGCTGCGCGCCCGGATGCGCACCCGCAACGAATCGTTTCGGCGCGAGGTCGAACTGCTCTCCAGCCGCGTGCACGAGATGACCAGCCTGATCCCGATCACCCGCGCCCACGCCCTGGAGAGCGACGCCCTGCGCCGGGTGGACGGCTCGCTGCGCCAGGTGCTGGACTCCGGCCTGCGGCTGGACCGGATCAACGGTCGGTTCGCCTCGCTGGCCTGGGTCCTGCTCAACATCCTCGGGGTGGTCACGCTCGCCGCCGCGGCGCTGGTCGTCTACTACGACGTGCTGCCGCTCACCCCCGGCGACGTGGTGATGCTCAGCTCGTTCCTGACCATCCTCACCGGCTCCACCACCGCGCTGATGAGCCTGACCCCGGTCATCACCAAGGGCCTGGAGTCGGTCCGCTCGGTCGGCGAGGTGCTCCAGGCGCCCGACCTGGAGAACAACGCGGGCAAGGCGCAGGTGACCCGGGTCGAGGGCGCCTTCGAGTTCCGCTCGGTGGGCTTCCGCTACGAGGGATCCGACGCGAGCGCGGTGCGGGACTTCACGCTCACCGTCTCGCCCGGCGAGACCATCGCCTTCGTCGGCGCCTCCGGGGCCGGCAAGTCGACCGTTCTGAACCTGCTCATCGGCTTCCTGCGGCCCACCTCCGGCCGGATCCTGCTCGACGGCACCGACATGGAGACCCTGGACCTGCGCAGCTACCGGCGCTTCCTGTCCGTCGTGCCGCAGGAATCCATCCTCTTCCAGGGCACCATCCGGGAGAACGTCACCTACGGCCTGCCGCAGGTCTCCGAGGAGAAGCTGCTGGCGGCGCTGCGCGACGCCAACGCCCTGGAGTTCATCGAGCGGATGCCCGACGGCCTGGACACCGTCGTCGGGGAACGCGGGGCCCGGCTGTCCGGCGGCCAGAAGCAGCGGCTGGCGATAGCCCGGGCGCTGATCCGCGACCCGCGGGTGCTCATCCTCGACGAGGCCACCTCGGCGCTCGACACCGCGTCGGAGGCGCTGGTGCAGCAGGCCCTCGCCCGGCTGGTGCGGGGACGCACCACCTTCGTCGTGGCCCACCGGCTGTCGACCATCAAGGGGGCCGACCGGATCGTGGTGATGCGCCACGGCGGGATCGAGGAGGTCGGCTCCCACGAGGACCTGCTCGCGCGGGCCGGCGCCTACACCTCACTGCAGGCCCACCAGCTCGCCTGA
- a CDS encoding helix-turn-helix domain-containing protein — translation MRDQARRRELGAFLRAHREALAPGTVGVRTTARRRTPGLRREEVATLSGVSVAWYTWLEQGRVDPSRQVVEALAGALRLSADARAHLLALAGFHGPAVRGPDAPERAGADSRAALAARLRPVLESWTDSPALLLDGGLDILACNRAHRRRWSDPGRLPADRRNLMWWLVADPAVREAVVGWEALARDVLALLNLRLGERAGDPRAAGLRAVLGADVPELAHWWTCRGVAEFRAREVRVREPDGSVRPYLFSVLRPAGEGDAALWVQTPLRPEAAGAG, via the coding sequence ATGCGGGATCAGGCACGGCGGCGGGAACTCGGCGCCTTCCTCCGGGCGCACCGGGAGGCACTGGCGCCGGGGACCGTGGGGGTGCGGACCACGGCCCGGCGGCGGACCCCCGGGCTGCGCCGCGAGGAGGTCGCCACCCTCTCCGGGGTCAGCGTGGCCTGGTACACCTGGCTGGAGCAGGGCCGGGTGGATCCCTCCCGGCAGGTGGTGGAGGCGCTGGCCGGCGCGCTGCGGCTGAGCGCGGACGCGCGGGCCCACCTGCTGGCGCTGGCCGGCTTCCACGGCCCGGCGGTCCGGGGCCCCGACGCGCCGGAGCGGGCCGGGGCGGACTCCCGCGCGGCGCTGGCCGCCCGCCTGCGGCCGGTGCTGGAGAGCTGGACGGACAGCCCCGCCCTGCTGCTGGACGGCGGCCTGGACATCCTCGCGTGCAACCGGGCGCACCGGCGGCGCTGGTCCGATCCGGGGCGCCTGCCGGCGGACCGCCGCAACCTGATGTGGTGGCTGGTGGCGGACCCGGCGGTGCGGGAGGCGGTCGTCGGGTGGGAGGCCCTGGCCCGGGACGTGCTGGCGCTGCTCAACCTGCGGCTCGGCGAACGGGCCGGGGATCCGCGCGCGGCCGGGCTGCGCGCGGTGCTGGGCGCGGACGTGCCCGAGCTGGCGCACTGGTGGACCTGCCGGGGCGTCGCGGAGTTCCGGGCACGCGAGGTGCGGGTGCGGGAGCCCGACGGGTCGGTGCGGCCGTACCTGTTCTCGGTGCTGCGGCCGGCCGGGGAGGGGGACGCCGCCCTGTGGGTGCAGACCCCGCTCCGGCCGGAGGCGGCCGGAGCGGGGTAG
- a CDS encoding TIGR03564 family F420-dependent LLM class oxidoreductase, which produces MQIGMKIAPSGRARNDVDDLLEQARRATAAGFAALWAPQGFSYDALTALAVLARDPGVAGVELGVTVVTAQSRHAITTASQARTLQAASGGRAVLGIGASHAGFSERFGVPFDRPAAYVEEYLDALLPLLRDEEVRVRGERVTACTAGVSTAVAGAERPVPVLLGALGPRMLRLAGGRADGTVTFMAGPRTIGGHIAPAVTAAAHAAGRPAPRVLVGVNVSLTGEPDRVRAEVDAELSWVADLPSYRRLLDLEGAGSPGEITVAGDERAVRRGIRRLAEAGATGLNVTPVGTPAEVGRTIELLGALAGELGGPVAGGADVGGAAEG; this is translated from the coding sequence ATGCAGATCGGTATGAAGATCGCTCCGAGCGGGCGCGCCCGCAACGACGTGGACGACCTCCTGGAGCAGGCCCGTCGCGCCACCGCGGCGGGCTTCGCGGCGCTGTGGGCGCCCCAGGGCTTCTCCTACGACGCCCTCACCGCCCTGGCCGTCCTCGCCCGGGACCCGGGCGTGGCCGGGGTCGAGCTGGGGGTGACGGTGGTGACCGCGCAGAGCCGCCACGCGATCACCACGGCGAGCCAGGCCAGGACCCTCCAGGCGGCGTCCGGCGGGCGCGCGGTGCTGGGGATCGGGGCCAGCCACGCGGGGTTCTCCGAGCGCTTCGGCGTCCCCTTCGACCGGCCGGCGGCCTACGTCGAGGAGTACCTGGACGCGCTGCTGCCCCTGCTGCGGGACGAGGAGGTCCGGGTGCGCGGCGAGCGGGTGACCGCCTGCACGGCCGGCGTGTCCACGGCGGTGGCCGGTGCCGAGCGTCCCGTCCCGGTGCTGCTCGGCGCGCTCGGACCGCGGATGCTGCGGCTGGCCGGTGGGCGGGCGGACGGCACGGTGACGTTCATGGCGGGCCCCCGGACGATCGGCGGGCACATCGCCCCCGCCGTCACCGCGGCCGCCCACGCCGCGGGCCGCCCGGCGCCCCGGGTGCTGGTCGGGGTGAACGTGTCGCTGACCGGCGAGCCGGACCGGGTCCGCGCCGAGGTGGACGCCGAGCTGTCCTGGGTGGCGGACCTGCCCTCCTACCGGCGGCTGCTCGACCTGGAGGGAGCCGGCTCACCCGGGGAGATCACGGTCGCCGGGGACGAGCGGGCCGTGCGCCGGGGGATCCGCCGTCTCGCGGAGGCGGGCGCGACCGGCCTCAACGTCACCCCGGTGGGCACGCCCGCGGAGGTGGGCCGCACGATCGAGCTGCTGGGCGCCCTCGCCGGTGAGCTGGGCGGGCCCGTGGCCGGAGGCGCGGACGTCGGCGGGGCGGCGGAGGGCTGA
- a CDS encoding ABC-F family ATP-binding cassette domain-containing protein, whose amino-acid sequence MAATLVAKELAAGHGDRALFSALDLVVAPGDVVGLVGANGAGKSTLLRLLAGLATPEQGQVRLSPPTATVGYLPQEPERRPGETVAAFLGRRTGVTAAQADLDAATEALVDGRPGADDAYATSLERWLALGGADLEERAEEVAAALGLAVGLDAPMTALSGGQAARVGLASLLLSRYDVFLLDEPTNDLDLDGLARLEEFVTGLRAGTVLVSHDREFLTRTVTRVVELDLAQQQVRAYGGGYAAYLEEREVARRHAREEYEEYADTRAALEARARTQRAWMEKGVKNARRKAGDNDKIGRKFRTEATEKQASKARQTERLIERLEVVEEPRKEWELRMSIAAAPRSGAVVATLRGATVRRGGFTLGPVDLQVDWADRIAITGANGAGKSTLLGVLLGRVPLDAGHAALGSGVVVGEVDQARAHFHGAAPLLDAFEAAVPEMTPADVRTLLAKFGLRADHVLRPAATLSPGERTRAALALLQARGVNLLVLDEPTNHLDLPAIEQLEAALDSYTGTLLLVTHDRRMLDQVRTTRRIEVADGRVAER is encoded by the coding sequence ATGGCTGCCACCCTCGTCGCAAAGGAGCTCGCCGCCGGACACGGCGACCGGGCACTGTTCTCCGCGCTCGACCTCGTCGTCGCCCCCGGCGACGTCGTCGGCCTGGTCGGCGCCAACGGCGCCGGCAAGTCCACCCTGCTGCGCCTGCTCGCCGGCCTGGCGACGCCCGAGCAGGGCCAGGTCCGACTCAGCCCGCCCACCGCGACCGTCGGCTACCTGCCGCAGGAGCCGGAGCGCCGCCCCGGCGAGACGGTCGCGGCCTTCCTCGGCCGCCGCACCGGCGTCACCGCCGCCCAGGCCGACCTCGACGCCGCCACCGAGGCGCTGGTGGACGGCCGGCCGGGCGCCGACGACGCCTACGCCACCAGCCTGGAGCGCTGGCTGGCCCTCGGCGGAGCCGACCTGGAGGAACGGGCCGAGGAGGTGGCCGCCGCGCTCGGCCTCGCCGTCGGCCTCGACGCGCCGATGACCGCCCTCTCCGGCGGCCAGGCCGCCCGCGTCGGACTGGCCTCCCTGCTGCTCAGCCGCTACGACGTCTTCCTCCTCGACGAACCCACCAACGACCTCGACCTGGACGGCCTGGCCCGGCTGGAGGAGTTCGTCACCGGCCTGCGCGCCGGCACCGTGCTGGTCAGCCACGACCGCGAGTTCCTCACCCGCACCGTCACCCGGGTCGTCGAACTCGACCTCGCCCAGCAGCAGGTGCGCGCCTACGGCGGCGGCTACGCCGCCTACCTGGAGGAACGCGAGGTCGCCCGCCGGCACGCCCGCGAGGAGTACGAGGAGTACGCCGACACCCGGGCCGCCCTGGAGGCACGCGCCCGGACCCAGCGCGCCTGGATGGAGAAGGGCGTCAAGAACGCCCGCCGCAAGGCCGGCGACAACGACAAGATCGGGCGCAAGTTCCGCACCGAGGCCACCGAGAAGCAGGCCAGCAAGGCCCGGCAGACCGAGCGGCTGATCGAGCGGCTGGAGGTGGTGGAGGAGCCCCGCAAGGAGTGGGAGCTGCGGATGAGCATCGCCGCGGCGCCCAGGTCCGGGGCGGTCGTCGCCACCCTGCGCGGCGCGACGGTGCGGCGCGGCGGCTTCACGCTCGGACCGGTCGACCTCCAGGTGGACTGGGCCGACCGGATCGCCATCACCGGCGCCAACGGCGCCGGCAAGTCCACCCTGCTCGGCGTGCTGCTCGGCAGGGTTCCGCTGGACGCCGGGCACGCCGCGCTCGGCTCCGGGGTCGTCGTCGGCGAGGTCGACCAGGCCCGGGCGCACTTCCACGGCGCCGCGCCGCTGCTGGACGCGTTCGAGGCGGCCGTGCCCGAGATGACGCCCGCCGACGTGCGTACGCTTCTGGCCAAGTTCGGGCTGCGCGCCGACCACGTGCTGCGCCCCGCCGCCACCCTCTCCCCGGGCGAGCGCACCCGCGCCGCGCTGGCGCTGCTCCAGGCCCGCGGGGTCAACCTGCTGGTGCTGGACGAGCCCACCAACCACCTTGACCTGCCGGCCATCGAGCAGCTGGAGGCCGCGCTGGACTCCTACACCGGCACGTTGCTGCTGGTCACCCACGACCGTCGGATGCTGGACCAGGTCCGGACCACCCGCCGGATCGAGGTGGCCGACGGGCGCGTCGCCGAACGGTGA
- a CDS encoding STAS domain-containing protein: MRELTVTVRQQDGATVLTPVGEIDYDARPALAAARARLPDPVGVVLLDMTEVSFMDSTGLHFLIDLRRRVAAGGGRLTLAGIQDQPIRLLRLTGLIDFLTAPPAPRRGC, translated from the coding sequence ATGCGGGAACTGACGGTCACCGTCCGGCAACAGGACGGTGCGACAGTCCTCACCCCCGTCGGGGAGATCGACTACGACGCCCGCCCCGCGCTGGCCGCCGCGCGGGCGCGGCTGCCCGACCCGGTCGGGGTGGTGCTGCTGGACATGACGGAGGTGTCCTTCATGGACTCCACCGGCCTGCACTTCCTGATCGACCTGCGCCGGCGGGTCGCCGCCGGAGGCGGGCGCCTGACCCTCGCCGGGATCCAGGACCAACCGATCCGCCTGCTGCGGCTGACCGGGCTGATCGACTTCCTCACCGCCCCGCCCGCCCCCCGGCGCGGCTGCTAG
- a CDS encoding serine hydrolase, producing the protein MTTRGVRWRMAGVVAVVGVIATGVGLVDTARVDQGGERLGGLASAGDVVSAVPSPSDPAAATASPTDPAAAPAPSPEPSTSTASGGSTAQRARLLETVVAAVTARAEGNVGVAVLDLATGRSATAGDDEHAFATASVAKVDILAALLLQAQQEGRELTAEEERLAAAMIQVSDNAAADALWRVIGGAEGLAEANERFGMTGTVPGADGHWGLTLTTPADQLALLRTVFAEDSVLEAESRARLQSLMGEIAEGQDWGVSAAAEGGDFALKNGWLPRSATGLWVVNSIGWVAVDGSDGLLVAVLSDGQLDQASGISLVEDVARAAVGVFR; encoded by the coding sequence GTGACGACCAGGGGCGTGCGGTGGCGGATGGCGGGGGTGGTGGCGGTGGTGGGCGTGATCGCCACGGGCGTGGGGCTGGTCGACACCGCCCGCGTCGACCAGGGCGGTGAGCGGCTCGGCGGCCTCGCCTCGGCGGGGGACGTCGTCTCCGCCGTGCCGTCGCCCTCCGATCCTGCCGCCGCGACGGCCTCGCCCACCGACCCGGCCGCCGCGCCGGCCCCGTCCCCGGAGCCGTCCACCTCCACCGCCTCCGGCGGCTCCACCGCGCAGCGGGCCCGCCTGCTGGAGACGGTCGTCGCTGCGGTGACGGCGCGGGCGGAGGGCAACGTGGGGGTGGCGGTGCTGGACCTCGCCACCGGGCGGAGCGCCACCGCGGGCGACGACGAGCACGCCTTCGCCACGGCCAGCGTCGCCAAGGTCGACATCCTGGCCGCGCTGCTGCTCCAGGCCCAGCAGGAGGGCCGGGAGCTCACCGCGGAGGAGGAACGGCTGGCCGCAGCGATGATCCAGGTCAGCGACAACGCCGCCGCGGACGCGCTGTGGCGGGTCATCGGCGGCGCGGAGGGGCTCGCGGAGGCCAACGAGCGGTTCGGGATGACCGGGACCGTGCCCGGAGCGGACGGGCACTGGGGCCTCACCCTGACCACGCCCGCCGACCAGCTGGCCCTGCTGCGCACGGTGTTCGCCGAGGACTCGGTGCTGGAGGCGGAGTCGCGGGCCCGTCTCCAGTCGCTCATGGGGGAGATCGCCGAGGGGCAGGACTGGGGGGTCTCCGCCGCCGCGGAGGGCGGCGACTTCGCCCTGAAGAACGGCTGGCTGCCGCGGAGCGCCACCGGCCTGTGGGTGGTCAACAGCATCGGGTGGGTGGCGGTGGACGGCTCCGACGGCCTGCTGGTCGCCGTGCTCAGCGACGGCCAGCTCGACCAGGCGTCCGGCATCTCGCTGGTCGAGGACGTCGCCCGGGCGGCCGTCGGCGTCTTCCGCTAG
- a CDS encoding DUF3103 family protein, with product MLSFNARRNPLRTTGALLAGGLLVCVCAAGTATARPVEATGTTPAATSATTAADAERAARQTARELAASLRDSTWLRTVRAALGPEGEADLLALADRADAPAELARLAGAANRAALAAEGLPADTGSLLQVRLGDESMRAGLHAGRGLLVAAEGSDEATTVVAYDASGREHQLDAHTVPNRPVLVVGVDHGRALDSHLATFRETLREHGVSTSDSTATPATDSARTASTASTNELGALAGYDATRLDSIHLSDDQEPWVRGDAEIYALVAGVSPAGQPQVDTVQLPYLDEDGRTYTPGQILVNWSHFRYDAVDIVLMEEDTGTNYEELARAVAAGLLTVISQTQYVPLVDAVLAAIPDDWWTEDPDYVDSWYTIQKATSGSRVGAAGNGTISLSPIFIPEL from the coding sequence ATGCTCTCGTTCAACGCGCGTAGAAACCCCCTTCGCACCACCGGAGCGCTGCTCGCCGGCGGCCTGCTGGTCTGCGTCTGCGCGGCCGGCACCGCCACCGCGCGACCGGTCGAGGCCACCGGCACCACCCCCGCGGCGACCTCCGCGACGACCGCCGCCGACGCCGAGCGCGCCGCTCGCCAGACGGCCCGGGAGCTGGCCGCCTCGCTGCGCGACTCCACCTGGCTGCGGACGGTGCGCGCCGCGCTCGGCCCGGAGGGCGAGGCCGACCTGCTGGCCCTGGCCGACCGGGCGGACGCGCCCGCGGAGCTGGCCCGGCTCGCCGGCGCGGCCAACCGGGCGGCGCTCGCCGCCGAGGGACTGCCCGCCGACACCGGCTCGCTGCTCCAGGTGCGGCTCGGGGACGAGTCGATGCGCGCCGGGCTGCACGCCGGCCGGGGCCTGCTGGTGGCCGCGGAGGGCTCCGACGAGGCCACCACGGTGGTGGCCTACGACGCCTCCGGCCGGGAACACCAGCTGGACGCGCACACCGTGCCGAACCGCCCCGTCCTGGTGGTGGGGGTCGACCACGGGCGCGCCCTCGATTCCCACCTGGCGACCTTCCGGGAGACCTTGCGCGAGCACGGCGTCTCCACCTCGGACTCCACCGCCACCCCCGCCACCGACTCGGCGCGCACCGCCTCCACCGCGTCCACCAACGAGCTCGGCGCGCTGGCCGGCTACGACGCCACCCGGCTGGACTCGATCCACCTCTCCGACGACCAGGAGCCCTGGGTCAGGGGCGACGCGGAGATCTACGCCCTGGTCGCCGGGGTGTCCCCGGCCGGCCAGCCCCAGGTGGACACCGTCCAGCTGCCCTACCTGGACGAGGACGGCCGCACCTACACCCCCGGCCAGATCCTGGTGAACTGGTCGCACTTCCGCTACGACGCCGTCGACATCGTGCTGATGGAGGAGGACACCGGCACCAACTACGAGGAGCTGGCCCGGGCGGTGGCCGCCGGCCTGCTCACGGTCATCTCGCAGACCCAGTACGTGCCGCTGGTGGACGCCGTCCTCGCGGCCATCCCGGACGACTGGTGGACCGAGGACCCGGACTACGTCGACTCCTGGTACACCATCCAGAAGGCCACCTCCGGCTCGCGGGTCGGCGCCGCCGGCAACGGCACGATCAGCCTGTCGCCGATCTTCATCCCGGAACTGTGA